CTCGCCATCGCCCGAGACGCCGCCAGCCGGGGCCTGAGCGTCGTCGTGGTCGACCGCGGGGACGTCGGCGCCGGCACCACCGCCACCTCCAGCCGGCTCATCCACGGCGGCCTGAAATACCTTGAGCGCTACGACTTCACCCTGGTGCACGAGTCGATCCGGGAGCGGCACCTGCTGTTCCGCACCGCACCGCACCTGGTGCACGACTACCCCATGCTGATCCCGTTCTACGCCGGTGACAGCCGGCCGGGACCGCTGATCCGCCTCGGCCTGGCCGCGTTCGACGTGCTGGCCGCCGGCCGCGGGCGCGGACGCAGCCGGGGCCTGTCGGCCCGGGCCATCGCCCGGCGCTGGCCCCACCTCTCCCGCAAGGGCCTGCGGGGCGGCGTGCTCTTCAACGACGCCCAGGTGCCGTGGGCCGAGCGGCTCTGCGTCGAGCTGCTGATCGACGCTGAGCGGCTGGGCGCCCGGGTGCTGACCTACACGACGGTGACCGGTCTGCTCGTCACGGACCGACGGGTGCACGGAGTCCGGACCCGGGACAACGAGTCGGGACGCGAGGGCGAGATCCGGGGCCGCCTCACGATCAACGCGGCCGGGCCGTGGATCGACCGGATCCTCGACGGCCAGGTCGAGAGCGGACGCCTCAACGGCGGCACCAAGGGCAGCCACATCATCATCGACCCGTTCCCGGGCGCCCCGGACACCTGCATCTTCTTCGAGGCCGCCGCCGACCAGCGACCGATCTTCATCTTCCCCTGGCAGGGCCGGTACGTCCTCGGCAGCACCGACCTCACGTACGACGGGGACCTGGACGAGGTCGTCGCCAGCGACGCCGAGATCGACTACCTGCTCACCGAGGCCAACCGGTTGTTCCCCCAGGCCGGCCTCACAGCCGACGACGTGCTCTACAGCGTCGCCGGAATCCGCCCGCTGCCCTACACGGCCGGCGTCTCGGACAACGCCAAGATCAGCCGGGGGCACACGGTGCTCAACCACGCGCCCGCGTACCAGGGGCTGCTCACGATCATCGGCGGCAAGCTGACCACCCACCGTGCCCTCGCCGAGGACGCCACCGACGAGGCGCTGAAGCTGCTCGGCCGGCCACGGCAACG
This sequence is a window from Micromonospora sp. NBRC 110009. Protein-coding genes within it:
- a CDS encoding glycerol-3-phosphate dehydrogenase/oxidase, giving the protein MSHPPTGADDLVDLVIIGAGVNGLAIARDAASRGLSVVVVDRGDVGAGTTATSSRLIHGGLKYLERYDFTLVHESIRERHLLFRTAPHLVHDYPMLIPFYAGDSRPGPLIRLGLAAFDVLAAGRGRGRSRGLSARAIARRWPHLSRKGLRGGVLFNDAQVPWAERLCVELLIDAERLGARVLTYTTVTGLLVTDRRVHGVRTRDNESGREGEIRGRLTINAAGPWIDRILDGQVESGRLNGGTKGSHIIIDPFPGAPDTCIFFEAAADQRPIFIFPWQGRYVLGSTDLTYDGDLDEVVASDAEIDYLLTEANRLFPQAGLTADDVLYSVAGIRPLPYTAGVSDNAKISRGHTVLNHAPAYQGLLTIIGGKLTTHRALAEDATDEALKLLGRPRQRCTTRTRPLPGADTPDWYAFRADFPRSATPFTPAQSARLLDLYGVRARRVLELAVADPALAEVVDERTGAVAAEVVMAFREERAVTLADVLLRRTLIGLGPDMAVSTAVTCADVAVRQLGWDTGRAEAEVAAYRAELLRFRPRGLNLAPTTGASERRTS